One window of Salminus brasiliensis chromosome 16, fSalBra1.hap2, whole genome shotgun sequence genomic DNA carries:
- the smad4a gene encoding mothers against decapentaplegic homolog 4a isoform X2, which yields MSITNTPTSNDACLSIVHSLMCHRQGGESETFAKRAIESLVKKLKEKKDELDSLITAITTNGAHPSKCVTIQRTLDGRLQVAGRKGFPHVIYARLWRWPDLHKNELKHVKYCQFAFDLKCDSVCVNPYHYERVVSAGIDLSGLTLSGSGSSGLMVKDEYDYDCPSSLPSSEGHIQTIQHPPTRPVAQEAFSTSALLPPTDGSSSASSSAFSSIAVGPTNATSTWTRNNNFTPNVPHPQNGHIQHHPAMHHTGHYWPVHNEIAFQPPISNHPAPEYWCSIAYFEMDVQVGETFKVPSNCPIVTVDGYVDPSGGDRFCLGQLSNVHRTEAIERARLHIGKGVQLECKGEGDVWVRCLSDHAVFVQSYYLDREAGRAPGDAVHKIYPSAYIKVFDLRQCHRQMQQQAATAQAAAAAQAAAVAGNIPGPGSVGGIAPAISLSAAAGIGVDDLRRLCILRMSFVKGWGPDYPRQSIKETPCWIEIHLHRALQLLDEVLHTMPIADPQPLD from the exons ATGTCAATCACAAACACGCCGACCAGCAACGATGCTTGCCTGAGCATTGTGCACAGTCTGATGTGTCACAGACAGGGCGGGGAGAGCGAGACCTTTGCAAAGCGGGCCATCGAGAGCTTGGTGAAAAAgctgaaggagaagaaggatgAGCTTGACTCGCTCATCACTGCCATCACCACCAACGGAGCTCATCCCAGCAAGTGTGTGACCATCCAGCGCACTTTGGATGGCCGGCTGCAG GTGGCGGGACGCAAAGGTTTCCCACATGTGATCTATGCCAGACTGTGGCGATGGCCAGACCTCCACAAGAACGAGCTAAAACATGTCAAATACTGCCAGTTTGCCTTTGACCTGAAGTGCGACAGTGTCTGTGTGAACCCATACCACTATGAGCGGGTGGTTTCAGCAGGGATAG ACCTGTCTGGACTTACACTGTCAGGTTCAG GTTCATCTGGTCTCATGGTCAAAGATGAGTACGACTATGATTGTCCATCATCTTTGCCTAGTTCTGAGGGACACATCCAGACCATTCAGCACCCTCCTACTAGGCCTGTGGCTCAGGAAGCCTTCAGCACATCTGCCCTGCTTCCTCCAACAGACGGCAGCAGCTCGGCCTCCTCCTCCGCCTTCTCTAGCATTGCGGTGGGACCCACAA ATGCCACCTCCACCTGGACCAGAAACAACAATTTTACACCCAATGTGCCTCACCCTCAGAATGGCCATATACAGCACCATCCAGCTATGCACCATACAGGACACTACT GGCCAGTTCACAACGAGATAGCGTTTCAACCCCCTATTTCCAACCACCCAG CTCCTGAGTATTGGTGCTCCATTGCCTACTTTGAGATGGATGTTCAGGTTGGGGAGACTTTCAAAGTTCCTTCAAATTGCCCCATAGTGACTGTGGATGGGTATGTAGACCCCTCAGGTGGAGACCGCTTCTGCCTGGGCCAGCTGAGTAACGTGCACAGAACAGAAGCCATTGAGAGAGCGAG ATTGCACATCGGTAAGGGAGTTCAGCTCGAATGCAAAGGTGAAGGTGACGTGTGGGTGCGTTGCCTGAGTGATCACGCTGTCTTTGTACAGAGCTACTACTTAGACAGAGAGGCGGGGCGGGCTCCTGGAGATGCCGTACATAAGATCTACCCTAGCGCATACATTAAG GTGTTTGACTTGCGACAGTGCCACCGGCAGATGCAGCAGCAAGCAGCCACAGCTCAggcagcagctgcagctcaAGCAGCAGCAGTGGCTGGGAATATCCCTGGACCTGGGTCTGTTGGGGGGATTGCACCTGCAATTA GTTTGTCTGCAGCCGCTGGAATTGGTGTGGATGACCTGCGCCGGCTGTGCATCTTGCGGATGAGCTTTGTGAAGGGTTGGGGTCCGGACTACCCCAGGCAGAGCATTAAGGAGACGCCGTGTTGGATCGAGATCCACCTCCACCGGGCCCTGCAGTTGCTGGATGAGGTGCTGCACACCATGCCCATCGCTGATCCCCAGCCCCTGGACTGA
- the smad4a gene encoding mothers against decapentaplegic homolog 4a isoform X1: protein MSITNTPTSNDACLSIVHSLMCHRQGGESETFAKRAIESLVKKLKEKKDELDSLITAITTNGAHPSKCVTIQRTLDGRLQVAGRKGFPHVIYARLWRWPDLHKNELKHVKYCQFAFDLKCDSVCVNPYHYERVVSAGIDLSGLTLSGSGSSGLMVKDEYDYDCPSSLPSSEGHIQTIQHPPTRPVAQEAFSTSALLPPTDGSSSASSSAFSSIAVGPTTHSNSLLSGSHSSESLLQIASGTGQGTQQNGFPPGQTSTYHHNATSTWTRNNNFTPNVPHPQNGHIQHHPAMHHTGHYWPVHNEIAFQPPISNHPAPEYWCSIAYFEMDVQVGETFKVPSNCPIVTVDGYVDPSGGDRFCLGQLSNVHRTEAIERARLHIGKGVQLECKGEGDVWVRCLSDHAVFVQSYYLDREAGRAPGDAVHKIYPSAYIKVFDLRQCHRQMQQQAATAQAAAAAQAAAVAGNIPGPGSVGGIAPAISLSAAAGIGVDDLRRLCILRMSFVKGWGPDYPRQSIKETPCWIEIHLHRALQLLDEVLHTMPIADPQPLD from the exons ATGTCAATCACAAACACGCCGACCAGCAACGATGCTTGCCTGAGCATTGTGCACAGTCTGATGTGTCACAGACAGGGCGGGGAGAGCGAGACCTTTGCAAAGCGGGCCATCGAGAGCTTGGTGAAAAAgctgaaggagaagaaggatgAGCTTGACTCGCTCATCACTGCCATCACCACCAACGGAGCTCATCCCAGCAAGTGTGTGACCATCCAGCGCACTTTGGATGGCCGGCTGCAG GTGGCGGGACGCAAAGGTTTCCCACATGTGATCTATGCCAGACTGTGGCGATGGCCAGACCTCCACAAGAACGAGCTAAAACATGTCAAATACTGCCAGTTTGCCTTTGACCTGAAGTGCGACAGTGTCTGTGTGAACCCATACCACTATGAGCGGGTGGTTTCAGCAGGGATAG ACCTGTCTGGACTTACACTGTCAGGTTCAG GTTCATCTGGTCTCATGGTCAAAGATGAGTACGACTATGATTGTCCATCATCTTTGCCTAGTTCTGAGGGACACATCCAGACCATTCAGCACCCTCCTACTAGGCCTGTGGCTCAGGAAGCCTTCAGCACATCTGCCCTGCTTCCTCCAACAGACGGCAGCAGCTCGGCCTCCTCCTCCGCCTTCTCTAGCATTGCGGTGGGACCCACAA CTCATTCCAATAGTCTTCTCTCAGGGAGTCATAGCAGTGAGAGTCTGCTACAGATTGCTTCAGGGACAGGGCAGGGAACACAGCAGAATGGCTTCCCTCCAGGACAGACCTCTACTTACCACCACA ATGCCACCTCCACCTGGACCAGAAACAACAATTTTACACCCAATGTGCCTCACCCTCAGAATGGCCATATACAGCACCATCCAGCTATGCACCATACAGGACACTACT GGCCAGTTCACAACGAGATAGCGTTTCAACCCCCTATTTCCAACCACCCAG CTCCTGAGTATTGGTGCTCCATTGCCTACTTTGAGATGGATGTTCAGGTTGGGGAGACTTTCAAAGTTCCTTCAAATTGCCCCATAGTGACTGTGGATGGGTATGTAGACCCCTCAGGTGGAGACCGCTTCTGCCTGGGCCAGCTGAGTAACGTGCACAGAACAGAAGCCATTGAGAGAGCGAG ATTGCACATCGGTAAGGGAGTTCAGCTCGAATGCAAAGGTGAAGGTGACGTGTGGGTGCGTTGCCTGAGTGATCACGCTGTCTTTGTACAGAGCTACTACTTAGACAGAGAGGCGGGGCGGGCTCCTGGAGATGCCGTACATAAGATCTACCCTAGCGCATACATTAAG GTGTTTGACTTGCGACAGTGCCACCGGCAGATGCAGCAGCAAGCAGCCACAGCTCAggcagcagctgcagctcaAGCAGCAGCAGTGGCTGGGAATATCCCTGGACCTGGGTCTGTTGGGGGGATTGCACCTGCAATTA GTTTGTCTGCAGCCGCTGGAATTGGTGTGGATGACCTGCGCCGGCTGTGCATCTTGCGGATGAGCTTTGTGAAGGGTTGGGGTCCGGACTACCCCAGGCAGAGCATTAAGGAGACGCCGTGTTGGATCGAGATCCACCTCCACCGGGCCCTGCAGTTGCTGGATGAGGTGCTGCACACCATGCCCATCGCTGATCCCCAGCCCCTGGACTGA